The proteins below are encoded in one region of Alkalinema sp. FACHB-956:
- a CDS encoding cytochrome b/b6 domain-containing protein — protein MGSLPSTAPRSPRVNSAFQRLMSVHWWMAVCYLILFVVGTWMAQLPREVSFRGSLYDFHKSIGLLTLGLLTWRILVLLQVIGKKYSKRFPKLSPKWIRNVILHTLLYGLMWVVPVTGIFLSNSFRPNNVKFFGIVIPDIFPQSQPMVDVGRGLHFWLSYSFLALIILHMLVQWKVVKANWRRFKGFVKTKFSRNAAGC, from the coding sequence ATGGGTTCATTACCGTCTACAGCTCCCCGTTCTCCCAGGGTCAATTCAGCCTTTCAACGGTTGATGTCGGTGCATTGGTGGATGGCGGTTTGCTATCTGATTTTGTTTGTCGTGGGAACTTGGATGGCGCAGTTACCCAGGGAGGTCTCATTTCGAGGATCGCTCTATGATTTCCATAAGTCGATCGGGTTGTTAACGTTAGGGTTATTAACCTGGCGGATTTTGGTATTGCTACAAGTGATTGGCAAGAAGTACAGTAAGCGTTTTCCGAAGTTGTCACCGAAGTGGATTCGCAATGTGATCCTGCATACGCTGCTCTATGGTTTGATGTGGGTGGTTCCGGTGACGGGAATTTTTCTGTCGAATTCGTTTCGTCCCAATAATGTCAAGTTTTTTGGGATTGTGATTCCGGATATTTTTCCCCAGAGTCAACCGATGGTGGATGTGGGACGAGGTTTACATTTCTGGCTATCCTACAGTTTTTTGGCGTTGATTATTTTGCATATGTTGGTTCAGTGGAAGGTGGTGAAGGCGAATTGGCGACGGTTTAAGGGGTTTGTCAAAACGAAGTTTTCCAGG